A DNA window from Capnocytophaga sp. ARDL2 contains the following coding sequences:
- a CDS encoding VOC family protein, protein MKLNAGIITEKLAETKAFYTEILNFGVTFENDFHLLLHTPNQEAEISFLLPNHPSQQPIFQLPFQNQGVYITIEVENVDEIYRELKAKNIPIEIELRNEPWGDRHFAIKDPNNIGIDIVTYTKPE, encoded by the coding sequence ATGAAATTAAATGCAGGAATTATCACCGAAAAATTAGCGGAAACAAAAGCCTTTTACACCGAAATTTTAAACTTTGGGGTAACTTTTGAAAACGATTTTCATCTTTTGCTCCACACACCCAACCAAGAGGCGGAAATCAGTTTTTTGCTTCCCAACCACCCAAGCCAACAGCCTATTTTTCAGCTTCCCTTTCAAAATCAAGGTGTATATATCACCATCGAAGTAGAAAATGTAGATGAGATTTATAGAGAATTGAAAGCTAAAAACATACCCATAGAAATTGAGCTACGAAACGAACCTTGGGGCGATAGACATTTCGCTATCAAAGACCCTAATAACATCGGTATCGACATAGTAACCTACACAAAACCTGAATAA
- a CDS encoding DoxX family protein has product MSIFQNKDLGLLILRLSVGLLMIPHGIHKLLNSGALGYIQSLLEAKGLPTFISYGVFVGEIIAPLLIVIGFRTRISALVLAATGLMILFLGYDNLFALTQHGGWVAELVGLFLFGALALAFTGGGKYAVSTNNQWD; this is encoded by the coding sequence ATGAGTATATTTCAAAACAAAGATTTAGGACTTTTAATTCTTCGTCTTTCCGTAGGATTATTAATGATTCCACACGGAATCCATAAATTACTAAATTCAGGAGCGTTGGGGTACATTCAGTCGCTCTTGGAAGCCAAAGGATTACCAACGTTTATCAGCTATGGTGTTTTTGTGGGAGAAATTATTGCACCGCTCCTCATCGTAATTGGTTTCCGTACACGTATCTCGGCATTGGTATTGGCAGCCACAGGTTTAATGATTCTGTTCTTAGGATACGACAACCTTTTTGCCCTCACACAGCACGGCGGTTGGGTGGCAGAACTTGTAGGATTGTTCCTCTTCGGAGCTTTGGCATTAGCCTTTACAGGCGGTGGGAAATACGCTGTATCTACGAATAATCAGTGGGATTAA
- a CDS encoding MerR family transcriptional regulator, producing the protein MEENKDLCFDFEFLEKLVVGIGEVSQITGIPTRQIRYWEDKGIIKSLTEEEGKNRRYDYKNIKKMLLIKELLDEGYTLDASAEKVKKRIEMISETFGKLKI; encoded by the coding sequence ATGGAAGAAAATAAAGACCTTTGTTTTGATTTTGAGTTTTTGGAAAAATTAGTAGTAGGCATCGGTGAAGTATCGCAAATTACAGGCATTCCTACCCGACAAATCCGCTATTGGGAGGACAAAGGCATCATCAAAAGTCTGACCGAAGAGGAGGGTAAAAACCGCCGCTACGATTACAAAAACATCAAAAAAATGCTTCTCATCAAGGAACTTTTAGACGAAGGCTACACCCTTGACGCTTCCGCCGAAAAAGTTAAAAAACGAATAGAAATGATTAGCGAAACCTTTGGGAAGTTGAAGATATAA
- a CDS encoding SDR family NAD(P)-dependent oxidoreductase, which yields MNLLQNKNAVITGGSDGIGLGISEAFAQNGANLILIGRNTDKLEKAKLQLAKYPVVIHLISVDLSDTNQIDWISEEITKYCPKIDILVNNAGIGKFVPFSETDETILDLHLNLNVKTPYLLTQKLLPQLVESKGNVINISSYFAHRMLVGRTTTAYSITKGAINAFTKSLAFEVGNLGVRVNAIAPGSISTPQFDRNLASLPTEKQVAFHEMVKNIYPLGKIGNVEDIGKMAVFLASDNANWITGAIFAVDGGLTTN from the coding sequence ATGAACTTATTGCAAAATAAAAACGCCGTCATCACAGGCGGAAGTGATGGCATTGGCTTGGGTATTTCGGAGGCTTTTGCTCAAAATGGAGCAAACTTAATTTTAATAGGTAGAAACACAGATAAACTGGAAAAAGCGAAACTACAATTAGCAAAATATCCTGTTGTAATTCATTTAATATCAGTTGATTTGAGTGATACGAATCAAATTGATTGGATTTCAGAAGAAATTACAAAATATTGCCCCAAAATAGATATTTTGGTCAATAACGCAGGAATCGGGAAGTTTGTCCCTTTTTCTGAAACCGATGAAACGATTTTAGATTTACATCTGAACCTCAATGTAAAAACACCTTATCTGCTGACACAAAAACTCTTGCCTCAACTTGTTGAAAGCAAAGGAAATGTAATTAATATTTCGTCTTATTTCGCTCACAGAATGTTGGTGGGGAGAACTACTACGGCATATTCTATAACCAAAGGAGCAATAAATGCTTTCACGAAATCATTAGCTTTTGAAGTTGGAAATCTAGGCGTTCGGGTCAATGCCATTGCTCCAGGAAGCATTTCTACACCACAGTTTGACCGCAATTTGGCAAGTTTACCCACCGAAAAGCAAGTCGCTTTTCACGAAATGGTAAAAAACATTTATCCTCTTGGGAAAATCGGAAATGTGGAAGACATTGGTAAAATGGCGGTTTTCCTTGCCTCAGATAATGCCAATTGGATTACAGGAGCAATATTTGCCGTAGATGGCGGACTTACAACAAATTAA